CTCTTCTCTTATCCCAGTGTTTCTCCTGAGACTCCTCGATATAGTGCTTCATCGTCTCTTTGGTCACCATCCCAACACTTCGATAGAAATGTCCTTCGCTCCAGAATTTATTGCCCCATAGCTTATGCCTGAATAATTCCCAATGTCCTTTCCTCATCATATAAGAGCTAA
This sequence is a window from Candidatus Woesearchaeota archaeon. Protein-coding genes within it:
- a CDS encoding transposase, which gives rise to SSYMMRKGHWELFRHKLWGNKFWSEGHFYRSVGMVTKETMKHYIEESQEKHWDKRREQKSLIAY